The DNA sequence CGGCTGGAGGTGCAGACGGTGAATCCCCGGACCCGTGCGGTGACCTCGTCCTACCCGCTGGACGAGAAGGTCGAGTACGCGCACGTGATCTCCACCGCGCCGCTCGTCGTGGCCGTCGACACCGGCGACTCGGACGCCGGAACGGGCACCACGGACATCCTGACCATTGACGACAGCGGCAAGCGGGGCAAGCTGCTCAGCACGATCGACGTGCTGGCCAAGGGGTACCAGCCCAACTGCCCGGCCACGAGCGTCGAGGGGTGCACCGAGATCGCCCTCGACAAGGCGAGCAGCACCCTCTACCTCTCCTCGGAGGTGGACGTGGACCACGGCGGCCCGGGGGACCGGATCACCGGCCTGAACCTGAAGACCGGCAAGGAGACCGGCAGGACGAAGATGGCCGAGAGCCGGTCGCTGACCCCCGTCCAGACCGAAAAGGACGGCTCCCTCATCGCCTATCTGGGCTCGATGTACAGCGAGGCGGGCGGAGTCGTGCGCATCGACCCCACGTCGTTCGCCATGGAGACGCTCCAGAAGCACCCGGACGACATGAAGGACGCGGAGTCCGGCATGGACGTCTACGGGGACTGCACCATGATCTACAAGGGGAAGCGGCTGTACATCGGCGACAGCCGGGCGTCCAGGCCCACCAGCGGCGACGGCGGGACCCGCCCGCTCGCGGTCGTCTTCGGCACGGCCTGATGGGCACGGCCTGATCCGCACGGCCTGATCGCGGGCCGGTCAGCTCGCGGGCCGGTCAGCTAGCGGGCTGCCCCACGCGCACCGCTCGCACCAGCCGCATATAGCGGTCCCAGTCCCAGTGGCGGCCCGGGTCGGTGTGATCGGTGCCCGGCACCTCCACATGGCCGACGATGTGCTCCCGGTCCCTCGGTATGTCGTACCGCTCGCAGATCGACGCGGTCAGCCGTGCCGAGGAGCGGTACATCGCGTCCGTGAAGGAGCTGGGCTCGCTGACCCACCCCTCGTGCTCGATGCCGATGCTGCGCTCGTTGTACGGGCGGTTGCCCGCGTGGAACGCCACGTCCAGCTCGCGGACCATCTGGGCGATATGACCGTCGCGGCGCACGATGTAGTGCGCCGCGGCGAGGTGCTCGGGGTCCTTGAAGACCCGCACCGCGTCGTCGTAGCTGCCCTGGACCAC is a window from the Streptomyces luomodiensis genome containing:
- a CDS encoding N-acetylmuramoyl-L-alanine amidase yields the protein MSETTTGGGRRVSRRTLLLGGSAAGLGAAGVAAYTARDELARMWWRLPGIEKPRTAGAVDQPGAEWIAASGANWRWADRPDDYTIDRVVIHVVQGSYDDAVRVFKDPEHLAAAHYIVRRDGHIAQMVRELDVAFHAGNRPYNERSIGIEHEGWVSEPSSFTDAMYRSSARLTASICERYDIPRDREHIVGHVEVPGTDHTDPGRHWDWDRYMRLVRAVRVGQPAS